A section of the Rhizobium sp. SSA_523 genome encodes:
- a CDS encoding LrgB family protein — protein sequence MRSPVDLWVYLSTSPLIWLTLTISTWILAVELSLRLKRHPLANPVLSSIVLLTLMMTVFDIPYEQFFEGAQFVHFLLGPATVAIAVPLYQQWQEVRKVVVPIALALLVGSLVAVLSVILLGWLFGLSREVMISFLPKSATAGVAMAVSSSLGGNPSLTAVLVILTGITGALIVTPMMNRMGIRDFAARGFAAGLTSHGIGTARAYDVDPTAGLFAGIAMALNAIATSIIVPIAARLLLGV from the coding sequence ATGCGCAGCCCTGTCGACCTCTGGGTCTATCTTTCCACCTCGCCATTGATCTGGCTGACGCTGACGATCTCCACCTGGATCCTTGCGGTGGAACTGTCCCTGCGCCTGAAGCGCCACCCGCTCGCCAATCCGGTCTTGAGCTCGATCGTCCTGCTGACCCTGATGATGACGGTCTTCGATATCCCCTACGAGCAGTTCTTCGAAGGCGCGCAATTCGTCCACTTCCTGCTGGGGCCGGCCACGGTGGCCATAGCGGTTCCGCTTTATCAGCAGTGGCAGGAGGTCAGGAAAGTCGTGGTGCCGATCGCCCTGGCTCTTCTGGTCGGATCCCTGGTGGCGGTTCTTTCGGTGATCCTGCTCGGCTGGCTGTTCGGCCTGTCACGCGAGGTGATGATCTCGTTCCTGCCGAAATCGGCCACAGCCGGCGTGGCCATGGCGGTCTCCTCATCGCTGGGCGGCAATCCGTCGCTGACGGCGGTGCTGGTCATCCTCACCGGCATTACCGGCGCCTTGATCGTGACCCCCATGATGAACCGCATGGGCATTCGCGATTTTGCCGCACGAGGTTTCGCCGCCGGCCTGACCTCGCATGGCATCGGCACGGCCCGCGCCTATGACGTCGATCCGACCGCCGGTCTCTTTGCTGGAATAGCCATGGCCCTGAACGCGATCGCCACCTCGATCATCGTGCCGATCGCGGCACGCCTGCTGCTGGGGGTCTGA
- a CDS encoding sensor histidine kinase, whose translation MSGEESASPVAGAASGSETDPRFAARELTVARLSRLPAFRSTWQAPTRRETIFAYGASLTIELVAIWLRFAIDSYLPTGFPYLTFFPAVILTGFCFGIYPALLNSVISALVAWYWFIAPIGSFALTLQSVTALGFFFLVVAIDLGLLQLLLLAYSEQVRARRDLTRHLQMQQLVSEEVDHRMKNLLATTSGLIALSQRHAETPKELGTRLRQRIQAMAHSINLLRGSLHGGSAGMRETLLTALAPLGLAEGERMLVEGPDLNLNGSTIMSLSLICHELGTNALKYGALSGEGGRIHVSWRQQARELAPDDDLDEPMIELVWHERDGPSVAAPSRQGFGTELITRMGSSFGGPTTLDYAQDGLVVRFQMRPELVIAG comes from the coding sequence ATGAGCGGCGAGGAGTCAGCGTCACCGGTCGCAGGCGCGGCCAGCGGGTCTGAAACCGATCCCCGTTTCGCCGCCCGTGAACTGACGGTCGCGCGCCTGTCGCGGCTGCCGGCCTTTCGTTCGACCTGGCAGGCGCCGACCCGGCGCGAGACAATTTTCGCCTATGGGGCATCGCTGACAATCGAACTGGTTGCGATCTGGCTGCGCTTCGCCATCGATTCCTATCTGCCGACCGGCTTTCCCTATCTGACCTTCTTCCCGGCGGTGATCTTGACCGGCTTCTGCTTCGGCATTTATCCGGCGCTGCTCAACAGCGTCATTTCCGCGCTGGTGGCCTGGTATTGGTTCATCGCGCCGATCGGCAGTTTCGCCCTCACTCTGCAGTCCGTCACCGCGCTCGGCTTCTTCTTCCTTGTCGTGGCGATCGATCTCGGCCTTCTGCAATTGCTGCTTCTGGCCTATTCGGAGCAGGTGCGCGCAAGGCGGGACCTGACGCGACATCTCCAGATGCAGCAGCTTGTTTCCGAAGAGGTCGATCACCGGATGAAGAACCTTCTGGCCACGACCAGCGGGCTGATTGCACTGTCCCAGCGGCACGCAGAAACGCCCAAGGAACTGGGTACCCGATTGCGCCAGCGGATCCAGGCCATGGCGCATTCCATCAATCTGCTGAGAGGCTCCCTGCACGGGGGAAGCGCGGGGATGCGCGAGACGCTACTGACGGCGCTGGCTCCGCTCGGTCTGGCGGAGGGCGAGCGGATGCTCGTCGAAGGTCCCGACCTGAACCTCAATGGCTCCACCATCATGTCGCTGAGCCTGATCTGCCATGAACTCGGGACCAATGCGCTGAAATACGGCGCCCTGTCCGGAGAGGGCGGCCGCATCCATGTGTCGTGGCGGCAGCAGGCGCGCGAATTGGCGCCGGATGATGATCTAGACGAGCCGATGATCGAACTCGTCTGGCATGAGCGGGACGGGCCGAGCGTTGCGGCACCCAGCCGGCAGGGATTCGGAACGGAGCTCATCACCCGCATGGGATCGAGCTTCGGCGGACCGACGACACTGGATTATGCGCAAGACGGACTGGTGGTACGTTTCCAGATGCGCCCGGAACTGGTGATTGCAGGCTAG
- a CDS encoding CidA/LrgA family protein: MLRGLAALLLFQLIGECLVFLVKLPVPGPVIGLILLFVFLRAMQSWKGTSFPQIETASGALLSNLGLLFVPAGVGVVSLWGVVRTEAGPIAAVLVLSAIVTLVATVWTFIAARRLLARHWGA, encoded by the coding sequence ATGCTGCGTGGCCTTGCCGCCCTCCTTCTCTTCCAGCTGATCGGGGAATGTCTCGTATTCCTCGTCAAGCTGCCCGTTCCCGGTCCCGTCATCGGTCTCATTCTGCTGTTTGTCTTCCTGCGCGCCATGCAGAGCTGGAAAGGCACGTCCTTCCCGCAGATTGAAACGGCCTCCGGAGCGCTGCTTTCCAATCTTGGCCTGCTGTTCGTGCCCGCCGGCGTCGGCGTAGTGTCCCTGTGGGGCGTCGTCCGCACCGAAGCGGGCCCCATTGCAGCTGTCCTCGTCCTGTCGGCGATCGTGACGCTGGTCGCGACGGTGTGGACCTTCATCGCCGCGCGGCGGCTGCTGGCCCGGCATTGGGGAGCCTGA
- a CDS encoding 3-hydroxyacyl-CoA dehydrogenase NAD-binding domain-containing protein produces the protein MSAYKNFTVETDADGIALVTWDMPDKSMNVFTVEVMDEIEAILNQTVADEAVKGVVFTSGKSSFSGGADLTMIRGMFSLLHQEQANNPDTAMQKLFDVAGRMTWLWRKIETCGKPWVAAINGVCMGGALELSLACHGRVVSNAKSVKLALPEVKVGIFPGAGGTQRVARLANTQDALQMMTTGQSLAPARAKAMNLVHQVVDPDQLIPAARQMIKDGLKPVAPWDEKGFKVPGGGIWTPAAAQLWPAAPAILRRETAGNYPGALAILKCVYEGLQVPFDTGLKIEQRYFTQVLRSTEAFSMIRSLFISMQELGKGARRPAGVEKKKLSKIGVVGAGFMGASIAYVTAAAGIAVSLIDRDEEAAAKGKAVSEKLVADSVGKGRMTKEEGEKLLALITPTADYSTLSDVALVVEAVFEDRQVKKDVIEKVEAVLPETAIFASNTSTLPITGLAKNSRRPKQFIGVHFFSPVEKMMLTEVILGEETGDEALAVALDYVAQIKKTPIVVNDTRGFYVNRCVFRYINEAYDMLIEGVPAIMIENAAKMAGMPVGPLSLNDEVAVDLSQKIMKASIADLGEASVKPEHMALVDKLVNDLDRRGRKNGKGFYEYPAKPAKKFLWPGLKDLYPQTPASDVDVNVLKQRLLVTIALEAARTMEEGIVTDPREADVGSILGFGFAPYTGGTLSYIDGMGVKTFVELCENLAGRYGEHFKPTPLLLDMAAKGDTFYTRFDPYGAEQKAA, from the coding sequence ATGAGCGCCTATAAGAATTTCACCGTCGAAACCGACGCAGACGGCATTGCCCTTGTGACCTGGGACATGCCGGACAAGAGCATGAACGTCTTCACCGTCGAGGTGATGGACGAGATCGAAGCCATCCTGAACCAGACCGTGGCGGACGAGGCGGTCAAGGGCGTGGTCTTCACCTCCGGCAAGAGCTCGTTCTCCGGCGGCGCAGACCTGACGATGATCCGCGGCATGTTCTCTCTTCTGCATCAGGAACAGGCAAACAATCCCGATACGGCCATGCAGAAGCTGTTTGATGTCGCCGGCCGCATGACCTGGCTGTGGCGCAAGATCGAGACCTGCGGCAAGCCGTGGGTGGCCGCCATCAATGGCGTGTGCATGGGAGGCGCGCTGGAACTGTCGCTGGCCTGCCATGGCCGCGTCGTCTCCAATGCCAAATCGGTCAAGCTCGCTTTGCCGGAAGTCAAGGTCGGCATCTTCCCCGGCGCCGGCGGCACGCAGCGTGTGGCCCGCCTTGCCAATACGCAGGACGCCCTGCAGATGATGACGACCGGCCAGTCGCTGGCGCCAGCCCGCGCCAAGGCCATGAACCTCGTGCATCAGGTCGTGGACCCCGACCAGCTGATCCCGGCCGCCAGGCAGATGATCAAGGACGGGCTGAAGCCGGTCGCGCCCTGGGACGAAAAGGGATTCAAGGTGCCGGGTGGCGGCATCTGGACGCCTGCCGCCGCACAGCTCTGGCCGGCAGCCCCCGCCATCTTGCGCCGCGAAACGGCCGGCAATTATCCGGGCGCCCTCGCCATCCTGAAATGCGTCTATGAAGGCCTGCAGGTGCCGTTCGATACCGGCCTCAAGATCGAGCAGCGCTATTTCACCCAGGTGTTGCGCTCCACCGAAGCCTTCTCGATGATCCGCTCGCTGTTCATTTCCATGCAGGAACTGGGCAAGGGTGCGCGCCGTCCGGCCGGCGTCGAGAAGAAGAAGCTCTCCAAGATCGGCGTGGTCGGCGCCGGCTTCATGGGCGCGTCGATCGCCTATGTCACGGCCGCGGCCGGAATTGCCGTCTCGCTGATCGATCGCGACGAGGAAGCCGCAGCCAAGGGCAAGGCGGTTTCCGAAAAGCTGGTGGCCGACAGTGTCGGCAAGGGCCGCATGACCAAGGAAGAAGGCGAGAAGCTGCTCGCGCTCATCACGCCGACAGCGGATTATTCGACCTTGTCGGATGTCGCCCTCGTGGTCGAGGCCGTTTTCGAGGATCGCCAGGTCAAGAAGGACGTGATCGAAAAGGTCGAGGCCGTGCTGCCGGAAACGGCTATCTTCGCCTCCAATACCTCGACCTTGCCGATCACCGGCCTCGCGAAGAACTCCAGGCGTCCAAAACAGTTCATCGGCGTGCATTTCTTCTCGCCGGTTGAGAAGATGATGCTGACGGAGGTGATCCTCGGCGAGGAAACCGGTGACGAGGCACTGGCGGTCGCGCTGGATTACGTCGCCCAGATCAAGAAGACGCCGATCGTCGTCAACGATACGCGCGGCTTCTATGTCAACCGCTGCGTCTTCCGCTATATCAACGAAGCCTATGACATGCTGATCGAGGGCGTCCCGGCCATCATGATCGAAAATGCCGCCAAGATGGCCGGCATGCCGGTCGGCCCGCTCTCGCTGAACGACGAAGTCGCCGTCGATCTCAGCCAGAAGATCATGAAAGCGTCGATCGCCGATCTGGGCGAGGCATCGGTCAAGCCGGAGCATATGGCGCTTGTCGATAAGCTGGTGAACGATCTCGATCGGCGTGGCCGCAAGAACGGCAAGGGCTTCTATGAGTATCCCGCCAAGCCGGCAAAGAAGTTCCTGTGGCCGGGCCTGAAGGACCTCTACCCCCAGACGCCGGCATCCGACGTGGATGTGAACGTGCTGAAGCAGCGCCTTCTCGTCACCATTGCGCTGGAAGCCGCCCGCACCATGGAGGAGGGCATCGTCACCGATCCGCGTGAGGCCGATGTCGGCTCGATCCTCGGTTTCGGCTTTGCCCCCTATACCGGCGGAACCCTCTCCTATATCGACGGCATGGGCGTGAAGACCTTCGTGGAGCTTTGCGAAAACCTTGCCGGCCGATATGGCGAGCACTTCAAGCCGACACCCCTGCTTCTCGATATGGCGGCCAAAGGCGATACCTTCTACACGCGGTTCGATCCGTATGGCGCGGAGCAGAAGGCCGCCTGA
- a CDS encoding NahK/ErcS family hybrid sensor histidine kinase/response regulator, whose product MLPGWIILLAACAYILLLFAVASYGDRRSKRFGVPKGGRPIVYALSLAVYCTSWTYFGGVGLASERGLEYLGIYIGPILAFTIGLPLIRRIIQLAKAEKLTSPADFIGARYGKNSAVALLVAVISLVGAIPYIALQLKAVASSVAAMVDPADYGIGSGNLYFLDLAFIVTVMMACFAIIFGTRHTDATEHQDGLILAVAMESMVKLVAFLSAGLAVVFLMFDGPFDLWEKASNSLLVTSALNYQTPIARWLLLIGLSGFAIIMLPRQFHVTVVENRTEQELKTAGILLPIYLIVINLFVLPVAVAGLITYGGSGNADLYVLQLPLSHERPILSLFTFIGGFSAATAMVIVASVALSIMVSNDIVMPIFLRRKLLTSGGQRSDFAKHLLRIRRIAIFAVLMLGYAYYRSADSESGLASIGLLSFAAVAQIAPPLFGGLFWRRANARGALAGMSLGFFAWAYLLFLPSLGGTDNSALAATVLDFLFPGTEIFSGPEADGLVNAVLLSLIINSAAFVIGSLSRNPRPLERIQAGIFVKRHLRSQFATRGWKTRVSVGDMKATIARYLGEERMRRSFANYERNAGRRLVDHESADMALIHFSEQLLGSAIGSSSARLVLSLILQKAEDASSDTAWLLDQASEALQYNQDILQTALSQMDQGVAVFDSSDRLAIWNRRLRNLLDLPEQVGQVGYPLSDIVGILTDRGDLAEADGEAVIARIKTMDSPFSLVLRGGERIIEVRSNTMPDDGFVSTFTDMTERVAAARALEQANETLEQRVEERTAELTRVNRELALARAAADEANLGKTRFFAAAGHDILQPLNAARLYSSSLVERMGETENRQLVRNIDSALESVESILGAVLDISRLDTGAMKPRLVSVPLGELLQRIETDFAPIAREKNLKFKVIPTSLSVKTDPNLLRRLVQNLVSNAIKYTISGKVLVGARRRGGEVVIDVVDSGIGIPSSKFKTVFKEFARLDEGARTASGLGLGLSIVDRISRVLSHPVELASTPGRGTIFRVRMPRDIKAPRLAVKDAAPLASHTPLAGLRVLCIDNEKQILDGMSLLLTGWGCLVETSESLAALDSLLEREGCAPEIVIADYHLDDGSGIDAVLRVRARCGGAMSALLITADRSADVRMEAEKYGLGIQHKPVKPAALRAYLTQMVNARRAAAE is encoded by the coding sequence ATGCTGCCTGGCTGGATCATACTGCTTGCCGCCTGCGCCTATATCTTGCTGCTGTTTGCGGTGGCGAGCTATGGCGACCGCAGGAGCAAACGGTTCGGCGTGCCCAAAGGCGGACGGCCCATCGTCTATGCCCTGTCGCTGGCAGTCTACTGCACATCCTGGACCTATTTCGGGGGCGTGGGCCTCGCCTCGGAGCGGGGGCTGGAATATCTCGGCATCTATATCGGGCCGATCCTGGCCTTCACGATCGGCCTGCCGCTGATCCGCCGGATCATCCAACTGGCCAAGGCGGAAAAGCTCACCTCTCCGGCGGATTTCATCGGCGCCCGCTACGGCAAGAATTCCGCCGTCGCACTGCTCGTCGCGGTCATTTCGCTGGTCGGCGCCATTCCCTATATCGCGCTGCAGCTGAAGGCGGTCGCCAGTTCGGTCGCGGCCATGGTCGATCCGGCCGATTACGGCATCGGCAGCGGCAATCTCTATTTCCTCGATCTGGCCTTCATCGTGACGGTGATGATGGCCTGTTTCGCCATCATCTTCGGCACCCGCCATACCGACGCCACGGAGCACCAGGACGGACTGATTCTCGCGGTGGCCATGGAATCCATGGTGAAGCTGGTTGCCTTTCTCTCTGCAGGCTTAGCCGTTGTTTTCCTAATGTTCGACGGTCCCTTCGATCTCTGGGAAAAGGCTTCCAACAGTCTTCTGGTAACCTCGGCGCTCAACTACCAGACGCCGATTGCCCGCTGGCTGCTGCTGATCGGCCTGTCGGGCTTTGCCATCATCATGCTGCCGCGGCAATTCCACGTCACGGTGGTGGAAAACCGGACCGAGCAGGAATTGAAGACGGCCGGCATTCTCCTGCCGATCTACCTGATCGTGATCAATCTCTTCGTGCTGCCCGTCGCCGTGGCCGGCCTGATCACCTATGGCGGATCCGGCAATGCGGATCTCTACGTCCTGCAGCTGCCGCTCAGCCACGAAAGGCCCATCCTCTCGCTCTTCACCTTCATCGGCGGCTTTTCCGCCGCCACGGCCATGGTGATCGTCGCCTCCGTGGCGCTGTCGATCATGGTGTCGAACGATATCGTCATGCCGATCTTCCTGCGCCGGAAGCTTCTGACCTCCGGCGGCCAGCGCTCGGACTTCGCCAAGCATCTCCTGCGGATCCGCCGGATCGCGATCTTTGCCGTGCTGATGCTCGGCTATGCCTATTACCGCAGCGCCGACAGCGAATCTGGCCTGGCCTCCATCGGGCTTTTGTCCTTCGCCGCCGTCGCCCAGATCGCGCCGCCGCTGTTTGGCGGGCTCTTCTGGCGCCGGGCCAATGCGCGAGGCGCCCTTGCCGGCATGTCCCTCGGCTTCTTCGCCTGGGCCTACCTCCTCTTCCTGCCAAGCCTCGGAGGCACCGACAATTCCGCCCTTGCGGCGACGGTTCTCGACTTCCTGTTTCCCGGAACCGAGATCTTTTCCGGCCCCGAAGCCGATGGACTTGTCAATGCCGTCCTGCTCAGCCTGATCATCAACAGCGCCGCTTTCGTGATCGGGTCTTTGTCGCGCAATCCGCGTCCGCTCGAACGCATCCAGGCCGGCATCTTCGTCAAGCGCCACCTGCGCTCGCAATTTGCCACGCGCGGCTGGAAGACGCGGGTGAGTGTCGGTGACATGAAGGCGACCATTGCGCGTTATCTCGGCGAGGAGCGCATGCGCCGATCCTTTGCCAATTACGAGCGCAATGCCGGGCGGCGGCTCGTCGATCACGAATCCGCCGACATGGCGCTGATCCACTTCTCCGAGCAATTGCTGGGAAGCGCCATCGGCTCCTCCTCCGCCCGGCTGGTGCTCTCGCTGATCCTGCAAAAGGCGGAAGATGCGAGTTCCGACACGGCCTGGCTGCTGGACCAGGCAAGCGAAGCCCTGCAATACAACCAGGACATTCTGCAAACCGCGCTCTCTCAGATGGACCAGGGTGTTGCGGTCTTCGACAGTTCCGACCGGCTGGCCATCTGGAACCGGCGTCTGCGAAACCTGCTCGATCTGCCCGAGCAGGTCGGCCAGGTGGGCTATCCGCTGAGCGACATCGTCGGCATCCTGACCGATCGCGGCGATCTGGCGGAAGCCGATGGCGAGGCCGTCATCGCCCGCATCAAGACGATGGACAGTCCCTTCTCGCTTGTCCTGCGCGGCGGCGAGCGCATCATCGAAGTGCGGTCTAACACCATGCCCGATGACGGATTCGTCTCCACCTTCACCGATATGACCGAGCGGGTCGCTGCAGCGCGTGCGCTGGAGCAGGCCAATGAGACGCTGGAACAGCGGGTGGAGGAACGGACCGCCGAACTGACGCGGGTCAACCGCGAACTGGCCCTTGCCCGCGCCGCAGCCGATGAAGCCAATCTTGGAAAGACGCGCTTCTTCGCCGCCGCCGGACACGATATCCTCCAGCCGCTCAATGCCGCCCGGCTTTACTCCTCCTCCCTGGTGGAGCGGATGGGCGAAACGGAAAACCGGCAACTGGTGCGCAATATCGATTCGGCGCTGGAATCGGTGGAGAGCATTCTGGGCGCGGTGCTGGATATCTCCCGTCTCGATACCGGCGCGATGAAACCGCGGCTCGTTTCGGTTCCGCTCGGCGAACTGCTGCAGCGGATCGAAACCGATTTCGCACCGATCGCGCGGGAGAAGAACCTGAAGTTCAAGGTGATCCCCACATCGCTTTCGGTGAAGACCGATCCCAATCTGCTGCGCCGTCTGGTGCAGAACCTCGTCTCCAATGCCATCAAATACACGATCAGCGGCAAGGTGCTGGTCGGTGCCCGGCGGCGCGGCGGCGAAGTGGTGATCGATGTGGTGGATTCAGGTATCGGCATCCCCTCCTCCAAGTTCAAGACGGTGTTCAAGGAGTTCGCCCGGCTGGATGAGGGCGCCCGCACGGCCTCCGGCCTCGGGCTTGGCCTGTCCATCGTCGACCGGATTTCCCGCGTGCTGTCGCATCCGGTGGAACTGGCCTCCACGCCTGGGCGCGGAACGATTTTTCGGGTGCGCATGCCGCGCGACATCAAGGCGCCGCGCCTTGCGGTGAAGGATGCCGCCCCCTTGGCAAGCCACACGCCACTGGCCGGCCTGCGCGTCCTGTGTATCGACAATGAGAAGCAGATCCTCGACGGTATGAGCCTGCTGCTGACCGGGTGGGGTTGTCTCGTCGAGACCAGCGAATCCCTCGCCGCGCTCGACAGCCTGCTCGAGCGGGAGGGATGTGCTCCCGAAATTGTGATTGCTGATTATCATCTCGATGACGGCAGCGGGATCGATGCCGTTCTGCGCGTCCGAGCCCGGTGCGGCGGCGCCATGTCCGCCCTGCTGATCACCGCCGATCGCAGCGCGGATGTGCGCATGGAAGCCGAAAAATACGGGCTGGGCATCCAGCACAAGCCCGTTAAGCCTGCTGCCTTGCGGGCCTATCTCACGCAAATGGTCAATGCGCGGCGCGCCGCGGCCGAGTGA
- the mscL gene encoding large conductance mechanosensitive channel protein MscL, with protein sequence MIAEFRSFIAKGNVVDLAVGIIIGGAFTGIVNSLVNDIVMPVVGVIIGGIDFSNYFIALNDKVTATSLGAAREQGAVFAYGNFITVVLNFMILAWIIFMMVKLVNRIRLQEEKKPPAAQPSPPPADVQLLTEIRDLLKSR encoded by the coding sequence ATGATTGCTGAGTTTCGCTCTTTCATTGCAAAGGGCAACGTGGTGGATCTTGCCGTCGGTATCATTATCGGCGGGGCCTTCACCGGTATTGTCAACTCGCTGGTCAACGACATCGTCATGCCGGTCGTGGGCGTGATCATTGGCGGGATCGATTTCTCGAATTATTTCATTGCCCTCAACGACAAGGTCACCGCCACCAGTCTTGGCGCCGCGCGTGAGCAGGGGGCGGTCTTCGCCTATGGCAATTTCATCACCGTCGTCCTCAATTTCATGATCCTCGCCTGGATCATCTTCATGATGGTCAAGCTGGTCAACCGGATCCGGCTCCAGGAAGAGAAGAAGCCGCCTGCCGCCCAGCCTTCGCCGCCGCCCGCCGATGTGCAGCTCCTGACGGAAATCCGCGATCTCCTGAAGAGCCGCTAA
- a CDS encoding pyridoxal phosphate-dependent aminotransferase, with amino-acid sequence MTLMESLSARALAAPQSGIVELVNYARGRPGLIPLWVGEGDLPTPAFISDATKQALDAGETFYTWQRGLPELRDALGRYYERHFDVSLPRDHFFATSSGMHAITLSVQALASPGDEVIHLTPSWPNIVAAIGVSGAKAVPVPVDFADGRWTLDVGRLEAAITPATRAMFINTPSNPSGWTATRSDLEAILALARKHGIWIIADEIYALYFYEGVRAPSFLDIKDADDRIIFANSFSKNWSMTGWRVGWIVAPAQIGQVLENLIQYSSSGLAPFMQRGAIAALDQGDDFVRSNIERARTSRDILCDALMATNRVQTLKPEGAIYAFLKIDGVDDPRQAAFDIVEKAQVGLAPGTAFGPGGSPFLRACFLRDPAQVRQAAERLCDYISRL; translated from the coding sequence ATGACCCTGATGGAAAGTCTCAGCGCCCGCGCGCTCGCCGCCCCGCAAAGCGGCATTGTCGAACTGGTCAATTACGCGCGGGGCCGCCCCGGCCTTATTCCACTCTGGGTCGGCGAGGGTGATCTGCCGACGCCCGCCTTCATCAGCGATGCGACGAAGCAGGCCCTGGATGCGGGCGAAACCTTCTACACCTGGCAGCGCGGCCTGCCGGAACTGCGCGATGCGCTGGGCCGCTATTATGAGCGGCATTTCGACGTGTCCCTGCCGCGCGATCATTTCTTCGCCACCAGTTCCGGCATGCATGCCATCACCTTGAGCGTCCAGGCTCTTGCCTCGCCGGGCGACGAGGTCATCCATCTCACGCCCAGCTGGCCGAATATCGTGGCCGCCATCGGCGTGTCCGGCGCCAAGGCCGTCCCTGTGCCGGTCGATTTCGCCGATGGCCGCTGGACGCTCGATGTGGGCCGGCTGGAAGCGGCGATCACCCCTGCGACCAGGGCCATGTTCATCAACACGCCCTCCAATCCTAGCGGCTGGACTGCGACGCGGAGCGATCTGGAAGCCATTCTTGCGCTTGCCCGCAAACACGGGATCTGGATCATCGCCGACGAGATCTATGCGCTTTACTTCTACGAAGGCGTTCGGGCGCCGTCCTTCCTCGACATCAAGGACGCGGATGACCGGATCATCTTCGCCAATTCCTTTTCCAAGAACTGGTCCATGACCGGCTGGCGCGTCGGCTGGATTGTGGCGCCCGCGCAGATCGGTCAGGTGCTGGAAAACCTCATCCAGTATTCCAGCTCGGGGCTTGCGCCTTTCATGCAGCGGGGCGCAATCGCCGCACTCGATCAGGGCGACGATTTCGTCCGCTCCAATATCGAGCGCGCCCGCACCTCCCGTGACATCCTTTGCGATGCGCTGATGGCCACCAACCGGGTTCAGACGCTGAAGCCGGAGGGTGCGATCTACGCCTTCTTGAAGATCGACGGTGTCGATGATCCGCGCCAGGCGGCCTTTGATATCGTCGAAAAGGCGCAGGTCGGCCTGGCGCCCGGAACGGCCTTCGGACCCGGCGGCTCTCCCTTCCTGAGAGCCTGCTTCCTGCGCGATCCCGCCCAGGTGCGCCAGGCAGCGGAGCGCCTTTGCGATTACATCAGCAGGTTGTGA
- a CDS encoding OpgC family protein, whose protein sequence is MKRYDLIDGMRGYFLVFMLINHLIFAGGYWLVQINHNQLAFVEDAQGFVFLSGLLIGMVYVRKMAKNGYEVGRNAIYSRAFELYRYAMGIVLCVLAAQMILPGAYHLWYNWLGYTTFDDPLRLAAIATFVFQPTFMDILPQYIIYMLFAPFLVKLVIDGKWAHVMAGSLILWMAGQLGLQKLVTDPIHQFFMGSDEQGVRVSFNLLGWQIVFYSGLVLGALTSLNRIEWGRIFSPQNTFIPTISALICAFFLPLRIMTAHGLMPGDVIGKFATMEIRADFGPVYLINFVAAATLITWLVIAGPQHKALWVRRIGQGIIWVLSLKFLQLLGRHSLYVYVWHVGIVYAVYYLDGRTPELSELTKTAIAVTCVALLAVPALWRERDKWFGTATVAPRRPQTVKVATLNKR, encoded by the coding sequence ATGAAACGCTATGATCTGATTGATGGGATGCGGGGCTATTTCCTCGTCTTCATGCTCATCAACCATTTGATCTTTGCAGGCGGTTACTGGCTTGTTCAGATCAATCACAACCAGCTGGCCTTCGTGGAAGACGCGCAGGGCTTCGTGTTTCTGTCCGGCTTGCTGATCGGCATGGTCTATGTCCGCAAGATGGCCAAGAACGGCTACGAGGTCGGCAGAAATGCCATCTATTCCCGCGCCTTCGAACTGTACCGCTATGCCATGGGAATCGTCCTCTGCGTCCTGGCAGCGCAGATGATCCTGCCGGGCGCCTATCATCTCTGGTACAACTGGCTGGGTTACACGACCTTCGACGACCCGCTGCGCCTGGCCGCGATCGCGACCTTTGTCTTCCAGCCGACATTTATGGACATCCTGCCGCAATACATCATCTACATGCTGTTTGCGCCGTTCCTGGTGAAACTGGTGATCGACGGCAAATGGGCGCATGTCATGGCCGGTTCGCTGATCCTCTGGATGGCGGGCCAGCTTGGCCTGCAGAAGCTGGTGACCGATCCGATCCACCAGTTCTTCATGGGCTCCGACGAACAGGGCGTCCGTGTCTCGTTCAACCTTCTCGGCTGGCAGATCGTGTTCTATTCGGGCCTCGTCCTGGGTGCGCTGACATCGCTCAACCGCATCGAATGGGGCCGGATCTTTTCGCCGCAGAACACCTTCATCCCGACCATCAGCGCGCTGATCTGCGCCTTCTTCCTGCCGCTGCGGATCATGACGGCGCATGGCCTGATGCCGGGCGACGTGATCGGCAAATTCGCGACCATGGAAATCCGCGCTGATTTCGGTCCCGTCTATCTGATCAATTTTGTCGCGGCTGCCACGCTGATCACCTGGCTGGTCATTGCCGGACCGCAGCACAAGGCGCTGTGGGTTCGCCGCATCGGCCAGGGCATCATCTGGGTTCTCTCGCTGAAATTCCTGCAGCTGCTCGGCCGGCATTCGCTCTATGTCTATGTCTGGCACGTCGGCATCGTCTATGCCGTCTATTACCTGGACGGCCGCACGCCGGAATTGTCGGAACTGACCAAGACCGCCATCGCCGTTACCTGCGTTGCGCTTCTGGCTGTTCCCGCCCTCTGGAGAGAACGGGACAAGTGGTTCGGCACGGCCACCGTTGCGCCGCGCCGCCCGCAGACGGTCAAGGTTGCCACGCTCAACAAGCGCTGA